The Euphorbia lathyris chromosome 8, ddEupLath1.1, whole genome shotgun sequence genome has a window encoding:
- the LOC136202878 gene encoding uncharacterized protein, whose product MAPSPSSSSLSPPRVPMELHVVNREKLLKSLRQHLTETSRPHCGFVLLQGGEEQTRYCTDHLELFRQESYFAYLFGVAEPDFYGAIDIATGKSILFAPRLPADYAVWLGEIKPSSYFQERYMVNMVYYRDEIVKVLHELSKEVEKPLLFLLHGLNTDSNNFSKPAEFEGIEKFETDLNTLHPILTECRVVKSELELSVIQFANDISSEAHVEVMRNARPGMKEYQLESIFLHHTYMYGGCRHCSYTCICATGENSAVLHYGHAAAPNDRTLKDGDIALFDMGAEYHFYGSDITCSFPVNGKFTSDQSLVYNAVLDAHNAVISAMKPGVSWLDMHKLAEKIILESLKKGCLLIGNVEDMMTERLGAVFMPHGLGHFLGLDTHDPGGYLKGPKKSEKPGLRSLRTARELQEGMVITVEPGCYFIDAVLAPAMKSSNTSNFFNAEAIGRFKGFGGVRIESDVHVTAHGCKNMTKCPREVREIEAVMAGAPWPLNEASTGSSVMD is encoded by the exons ATGGCTCCGTCACCGTCTTCATCGTCTCTCTCGCCTCCTCGAGTTCCGATGGAGCTTCACGTCGTCAACCGTGAAAAGCTCCTTAAATCCCTTCGTCAACACCTCACTGAGACCTCTCGTCCTCACTGCGGCTTTGTTCTTCTTCAG GGAGGCGAGGAACAAACTCGGTATTGTACTGATCACTTAGAACTTTTCAG GCAAGAGAGTTATTTCGCTTATCTGTTTGGAGTAGCGGAGCCCGATTTCTATGGCGCAATT GATATTGCAACAGGGAAATCTATTCTATTTGCTCCTAGGTTACCAGCTGATTATGCTGTTTGGTTGGGGGAAATAAAGCCATCTTCTTATTTTCAG GAAAGGTACATGGTTAACATGGTATATTATAGAGATGAAATTGTCAAAGTCTTGCATGAACTCAGCAAGGAAGTTGAGAAACCTCTGTTATTTCTCTTGCATGGCCTTAACACTGACAGCAACAACTTCTCAAAACCAGCAGAATTTGAG GGGATAGAAAAGTTTGAGACAGATTTGAATACATTACATCCTATTTTGACTGAATGCCGTGTCGTGAAGTCAGAATTGGAGCTTAGTGTTATTCAGTTTGCTAATGACATAAGCTCCGAAGCTCATGTCGAG GTTATGAGGAATGCTCGACCTGGCATGAAAGAATATCAGTTGGAAAGCATATTTCTTCACCACACCTACATGTATGGCGGCTGTAGGCATTGCTCATATACATGTATCTGCGCCACTGGTGAAAATAG TGCTGTTCTCCATTATGGCCATGCAGCAGCTCCAAATGACAGG ACTCTGAAAGATGGAGATATAGCGTTGTTTGATATGGGTGCTGAATATCATTTTTATGGTTCTGACATAACTTGTTCATTCCCT GTGAATGGAAAGTTCACAAGTGATCAGTCCCTTGTTTACAAT GCTGTTCTTGATGCTCACAATGCTGTCATATCTGCGATGAAACCTGGAGTAAGCTGGTTAGATATGCACAA ATTGGCTGAGAAAATAATTCTTGAGTCCTTGAAGAAAGGGTGCCTTCTTATTGG CAATGTAGAAGATATGATGACTGAGCGATTGGGTGCTGTTTTCATGCCTCATGGCCTAGGGCATTTCTTGGGTCTCGATACTCATGATCCTGGTGGTTACTTAAAG GGACCAAAGAAATCAGAGAAACCAGGATTGAGATCATTGCGAACTGCTCGAGAACTTCAGGAGGGAATG GTGATTACAGTGGAGCCTGGTTGCTACTTCATAGATGCTGTGTTGGCTCCAGCCATGAAGAGTTCAAATACTTCAAACTTTTTCAATGCTGAAGCTATTGGCAGATTTAAAGGTTTTGGTGGGGTTCGAATTGAAAGTGACGTG CATGTCACTGCCCATGGTTGCAAAAACATGACAAAGTGTCCCCGAGAAGTCCGGGAGATTGAAGCAGTGATGGCAGGAGCACCGTGGCCACTTAATGAGGCCTCAACTGGCAGCTCAGTAATGGACTAA